The following nucleotide sequence is from bacterium.
CGCGGCCCAGGACGTCCAGGCGACCGAGGTCCTAGAACACGTCTTGGGGGCGAGCGGAAGACCGACCGCGGCCGGTAGCAACCGGTAGCAGATCGGCCCCCTCGCCCCTTCGCTGGCCCTTATAAAATGGCCGCGTGCGTCTCCGGGTTGAAGACGTGCATCTTCTTCATGTTGAAAACGACCTCGGTCGACTGCCCCATCCGCGCCTGGGTGTGCGCGTCCACGCGCGCGACGAGGCTGTGCGTCCCCGCGCTGAGGTAGAGGATCACGTCCGACCCGAGGGGCTCGTGGACGTCGACCTGCGCCCGCAGGACCGCGCCGTTCGAGCCCGGCGCCAGCGCCCGGTCCGAGACGTCTTCCGGCCGGATGCCGAAGATCACCGGCTTGTCCACCCACTCCCCCAGTTTGGCGCCCTGCTCCGGCGGCACTTCGGCGCGGAACACGCCGCCGTCGATCAGCAGTTTCCCGTCCTGGCGCGCGAGTTTGGTCTCCAGGAAGTTCATCGCGGGCGAGCCGATGAACCCGGCGACGAACAGGTTCGCGGGCCGCTCGTAGAGGTTCATCGGCGAGTCGACCTGCTGCACCAGGCCGTCCTTCATCACGACGATGCGGTCGCCCATCGTCATCGCCTCGACCTGGTCGTGCGTGACGTAGACGGTGGTCGTCTGCAGGCGCGCGTGGAGTTTCTTGATCTCGGCGCGGGTCTGGACGCGGAGCTTCGCGTCGAGGTTGCTGAGCGGCTCGTCCATCAGGAACACCTGCGGCTCGCGGACGATCGCGCGGCCGAGCGCCACGCGCTGGCGCTGGCCGCCGGACAGCTGCTTCGGCTTCCGGTCGAGGAGCGTTTGAATGCCGAGCATCTCGGCGGCCTCTTTCACGCGCCGGTCGATCTCGGGCCGCGCGTACTTGCGCAGGCGCAGCCCGAACGCCATGTTGTCGTAGACCGTCATGTGCGGGTAGAGCGCGTAATTCTGGAAAACCATCGCGATGTCGCGGTCTTTCGGCGCCACGTCGTTGACGACGCGATCGCCGATGTAAATGTTGCCCGCTGTGGCTTCTTCGAGACCCGCGATCAGCCGAAGACAGGTCGTCTTGCCGCAGCCGGACGGGCCGACGAGAACCGTAAACTGCCGGTCCGGGATGTCGAGCGTGACGTCGTTGACCGCGGTGACGTTGCCGAACTGCTTGATCACGTGCTCGAGCAGGACCTTCGCCATGAGCGCCTCCCCGCGAAAGACCAGTCTCCGCGCCGTCCCTCTGGACCGCGCCTGGGAGTTTCTTCCGCCGGCGCTCTGTTACGACGCGGGCCGTGTGCGGCCCTGCCGGCCTGTCCCGCGCCTCGCG
It contains:
- the ugpC gene encoding sn-glycerol-3-phosphate ABC transporter ATP-binding protein UgpC, which produces MAKVLLEHVIKQFGNVTAVNDVTLDIPDRQFTVLVGPSGCGKTTCLRLIAGLEEATAGNIYIGDRVVNDVAPKDRDIAMVFQNYALYPHMTVYDNMAFGLRLRKYARPEIDRRVKEAAEMLGIQTLLDRKPKQLSGGQRQRVALGRAIVREPQVFLMDEPLSNLDAKLRVQTRAEIKKLHARLQTTTVYVTHDQVEAMTMGDRIVVMKDGLVQQVDSPMNLYERPANLFVAGFIGSPAMNFLETKLARQDGKLLIDGGVFRAEVPPEQGAKLGEWVDKPVIFGIRPEDVSDRALAPGSNGAVLRAQVDVHEPLGSDVILYLSAGTHSLVARVDAHTQARMGQSTEVVFNMKKMHVFNPETHAAIL